One genomic region from Colletotrichum lupini chromosome 7, complete sequence encodes:
- a CDS encoding cytochrome P450: MAGLGPNQVGLDEGHLEPIPGLSMSGVLIAKSIALVAAIAFFVWEFRSWYRLRKIPGPFLASISVLWQLKKAIGGTYHEHLNDIARKYGPLARIGPNELLCTDPDSLRKMSAVRSPYTKGDFYDSGRITPGVDNVVSMRDENEHKAMRARMGPAYTAKENEGYGFEIGIDRQLMNFVSLIDRHYVSTDSEFRPLDLAEKTQFFALDAIGDVSFGGAFGFLAEDRDLFRYIEINESSLPIMNVVSVLPWLGRLVHKWPFRLMLPKEDDQIGFGRLMGFAKNYAEMRLQPGAKPQKDMMQAFINQGLGKDELIQLVYIHIIAGTNSAAQAMRMTLLSLINNPVAYRRLQQEIDDATAAGLISSPITNAEALRLPYLQAVIREGLRFYPPVTGLGFKQAPESGDILNGYFVPGGTQIGHNFFGVGRSLWVWGPDADVFRPERWLSANEDGLRRMNAAVDSHFGHGKYSCLGKPIAMMELNKVFVELLRRYDFTVMNPEKPIKTLSAIFFVARDFWVRLTRRPTRE, translated from the exons ATGGCCGGTCTCGGGCCCAATCAAGTGGGCTTGGATGAGGGTCATCTGGAACCCATTCCAGGCTTGAGCATGTCTGGAGTCTTAATCGCAAAATCCATCGCCCTAGTCGCCGCCATCGCCTTTTTTGTGTGGGAGTTTCGGTCATGGTATCGCCTGCGAAAGATCCCTGGACCTTTCCTAGCCTCGATCTCAGTACTTTGGCAATTGAAAAAGGCAATTGGGGGAACATATCATGAGCACCTGAATGATATTGCGAGGAAATATG GACCCCTCGCTCGCATTGGGCCCAACGAGCTCCTCTGCACAGACCCAGACTCACTGCGCAAGATGTCGGCCGTCCGCTCGCCGTACACCAAGGGCGATTTCTATGACTCCGGCCGGATCACTCCGGGCGTAGATAATGTTGTCTCCATGCGGGACGAGAATGAACATAAGGCTATGAGGGCGAGAATGGGACCGGCC TACACCGCCAAAGAGAATGAAGGTTATGGCTTTGAGATCGGGATCGACCGCCAGCTCATGAATTTTGTTAGCCTGATAGACCGACATTACGTTTCCACCGATTCGGAATTTCGTCCGCTGGATCTCGCCGAGAAGACACAGTTCTTTGCGCTCGACGCCATTGGCGATGTTTCCTTCGGCGGTGCATTCGGGTTTCTTGCAGAGGACCGGGACCTATTTCGGTATATTGAGATTAACGAGTCGTCTTTGCCCATTATGAACGTCGTTTCGGTGCTTCCTTGGCTTGGGAGACTTGTTCACAAATGGCCTTTCAGGCTCATGTTACCCAAGGAGGATGACCAGATCGGCTTTGGTCGTTTGATGGG CTTCGCTAAAAACTACGCTGAAATGAGACTTCAACCCGGCGCGAAGCCCCAGAAAGACATGATGCAAGCTTTCATCAACCAAGGTCTCGGCAAAGATGAACTTATTCAACTCGTGTACATCCACAT TATCGCTGGCACAAACTCGGCCGCACAAGCCATGCGCATGACATTATTATCGTTAATTAACAATCCGGTTGCTTACCGTCGGCTCCAGCAGGAGATCGACGATGCTACTGCCGCCGGCCTGATCAGTTCTCCCATCACCAATGCCGAAGCTCTGAGACTTCCATATCTCCAAGCCGTCATCCGCGAAGGCCTGCGTTTCTACCCTCCTGTCACTGGCCTCGGCTTCAAGCAAGCACCGGAGAGCGGAGACATCCTAAACGGCTATTTTGTTCCTGGCGGCACCCAGATCGGACATAACTTCTTCGGCGTCGGACGCTCACTCTGGGTGTGGGGTCCGGATGCCGATGTTTTCCGCCCAGAGAGATGGCTTTCGGCAAATGAAGATGGTCTCAGACGAATGAACGCCGCAGTTGATTCCCACTTTGGCCACGGTAAATACTCTTGTCTCGGAAAACCGATCGCCATGATGGAGTTAAACAAAGTCTTCGTCGAG CTATTGAGGAGATATGACTTCACCGTCATGAACCCAGAAAAACCAATCAAGACTCTCAGTGCGATTTTCTTTGTCGCCAGGGACTTTTGGGTGAGGTTGACTAGGCGTCCAACGAGGGAATAA